The Hymenobacter baengnokdamensis genome includes a region encoding these proteins:
- a CDS encoding DUF1028 domain-containing protein, producing MLHKLLPFLAALLLGQLAAAQSIYSATDPLAHTFSIVARDPKTGEMAVAVQSHWFSVGTSVSWGEAGVGVVATQSFTNKSFGLRGLALLKSGKSAQQALDELLAADEGRDVRQVAILDNQGRVATHTGKKCVDMAGHQQGAQFSVQANMMLNNTVWGAMAKAYEANATLPLAERVLAALDAAQAAGGDIRGRQSAALLVVRGTTTEGPWADRLVDLRVDDADKPLVELRRLLSLHRAYDHMNAGDLAVEKNDMPKAIQEYQAAENMFPKNLEMKYWHAITLANKQQVPAALALLKPIFQQEPNWRILTERLPKVGLLTVSPAELKQILALK from the coding sequence GACCCGCTGGCCCACACCTTCAGCATCGTGGCCCGCGACCCCAAAACCGGCGAAATGGCCGTGGCCGTGCAAAGCCACTGGTTTTCGGTGGGCACTTCGGTAAGCTGGGGCGAAGCGGGCGTGGGCGTAGTGGCCACGCAATCGTTTACCAATAAGTCGTTTGGCCTGCGCGGCCTGGCGCTGCTGAAAAGCGGCAAGTCGGCCCAGCAGGCGCTCGACGAGCTGCTAGCCGCCGACGAAGGCCGCGACGTGCGCCAGGTCGCTATTCTCGACAACCAGGGCCGCGTGGCTACCCACACCGGCAAAAAATGCGTGGATATGGCCGGCCACCAGCAGGGCGCGCAGTTCTCCGTCCAGGCCAACATGATGCTGAACAACACGGTATGGGGCGCGATGGCCAAAGCCTACGAAGCCAATGCCACCCTGCCCCTGGCCGAGCGCGTGCTGGCCGCCCTCGACGCGGCCCAGGCCGCCGGCGGCGATATCCGGGGCCGGCAGTCGGCCGCGCTGCTTGTGGTGCGCGGCACCACCACCGAAGGCCCCTGGGCCGACCGCCTCGTGGACCTGCGCGTGGACGATGCCGACAAGCCGCTCGTAGAGCTGCGCCGCCTGCTGAGCCTGCACCGCGCCTACGACCACATGAACGCCGGCGACCTGGCAGTAGAAAAGAATGACATGCCCAAAGCCATTCAGGAGTATCAGGCCGCCGAAAATATGTTTCCTAAAAACCTGGAAATGAAGTACTGGCACGCCATCACGCTGGCCAATAAGCAGCAGGTACCCGCCGCGCTGGCATTATTGAAGCCCATTTTCCAGCAGGAGCCCAACTGGCGCATTCTCACCGAGCGCCTGCCCAAAGTGGGGCTGCTGACGGTTAGCCCAGCCGAGCTGAAGCAGATTCTGG